From one Aeropyrum camini SY1 = JCM 12091 genomic stretch:
- a CDS encoding AAA family ATPase, whose amino-acid sequence MDAVSPSEARVILQRYGADRVLLIGPPGVGKSTVVREYAEETASREGLEFVDLSEVQSLEDLEAGRFYAFLHIYAPLVRAEDLAFIARRGEGYDWALPSKLAYLTRPGVRGLVFIDEITNVSLPEVQTILFSTVLDKRIAYYKLSSGVEVAAAGNSPRDSPVAQWPPPPLLDRFRLLLRVKPPDPGEWVSWMNSVGRPWDRRVAAVLKARPNLIYRPPEDEEDKFPTPRSWSQLAWELAKTDAHGDEAFRIAAMTVGRRAAEEARQFLQPDPRSLDISMFSRLGERERLTLLAVEAGRLASSGMEEVCRALERIGSYGAHYAVWLLMLSGVDTVEVASSCRYVEGLLSKLSNYLG is encoded by the coding sequence ATGGACGCTGTAAGCCCCAGCGAGGCTCGGGTGATTCTACAGAGGTATGGGGCTGATAGAGTACTGCTCATAGGCCCTCCGGGTGTTGGTAAGAGCACTGTTGTTAGGGAGTATGCCGAGGAGACCGCCTCGAGGGAGGGGCTTGAGTTCGTCGACCTCTCCGAAGTGCAGAGCCTTGAGGACCTCGAGGCAGGGAGGTTTTACGCCTTCCTCCATATATATGCCCCCCTTGTTAGGGCTGAGGACCTCGCTTTCATAGCCCGTAGGGGAGAGGGCTACGACTGGGCTCTACCTTCAAAACTAGCCTACCTGACAAGGCCTGGGGTGAGAGGCCTTGTTTTCATAGACGAGATAACCAACGTCTCCCTGCCGGAGGTGCAGACCATACTCTTCAGCACGGTTCTGGACAAGAGGATAGCCTACTATAAGCTGTCAAGCGGTGTCGAGGTAGCGGCCGCAGGCAACTCGCCACGCGACAGCCCCGTGGCACAATGGCCTCCACCCCCGTTGCTAGACAGGTTCAGACTCCTACTGAGGGTTAAGCCCCCAGACCCGGGGGAGTGGGTCTCCTGGATGAACTCCGTTGGAAGGCCGTGGGATAGAAGGGTCGCGGCTGTGCTCAAAGCCAGGCCAAACCTAATCTACCGGCCGCCCGAGGATGAGGAGGACAAGTTCCCCACCCCCCGGTCCTGGAGCCAGCTGGCGTGGGAGCTCGCCAAAACGGATGCCCACGGCGACGAGGCGTTCAGGATAGCTGCTATGACGGTGGGACGCCGGGCTGCTGAGGAGGCTAGGCAGTTCCTGCAGCCAGACCCCCGGTCTCTGGACATCTCAATGTTCTCCAGGCTTGGCGAGAGGGAGAGGCTCACCCTGCTGGCCGTCGAGGCGGGAAGGCTGGCTTCGTCAGGCATGGAGGAGGTGTGCAGGGCTCTGGAGAGGATAGGCTCCTACGGAGCACACTATGCAGTGTGGCTGCTCATGCTGTCGGGTGTGGATACAGTGGAGGTGGCCAGCTCCTGCAGATATGTGGAGGGCCTGCTCAGCAAGCTCTCAAACTACCTGGGGTGA
- a CDS encoding archaellin/type IV pilin N-terminal domain-containing protein — MARRGQANPITVVILVAVTIALALGVYSFFQAQAGQIQRERLLINIVSDTASSIDTDIIGWAYDDSASPTIVCYYIDIMNLSDTTRKYTVTVLPLRQQSNGLYVPTGDISLVPVDQDTPGDGVNTYYFSIEDSNGDGLLDVIGSGGSTIYLDSIPPCQDWRGNPSLTAGLQAIAINPSSILMSMGPPSLSELALSYASVNLQKQIPALEIQLDPKAITTLLIVVAVDDWDQTGEILPPPPFIHLVVLAEFEGNYYLATAFKLPPEIG; from the coding sequence GTGGCTAGGAGAGGACAGGCTAACCCCATAACCGTGGTGATACTGGTGGCCGTCACCATTGCTCTGGCTCTGGGCGTCTACTCCTTCTTCCAGGCCCAGGCTGGCCAGATACAGAGGGAGAGGCTGCTGATAAATATAGTCTCCGACACGGCCAGCTCCATAGACACCGACATAATAGGCTGGGCTTACGACGACTCGGCGTCGCCCACCATAGTTTGCTACTACATAGACATAATGAACCTCTCCGACACTACGAGAAAATACACGGTCACCGTACTCCCCCTCAGACAGCAGTCTAACGGCCTCTACGTCCCCACAGGTGATATATCGCTGGTACCTGTGGATCAGGATACGCCGGGCGACGGTGTTAACACGTACTATTTCTCGATTGAAGATAGTAACGGCGACGGCCTGCTAGACGTTATAGGGTCAGGCGGATCAACAATATACCTAGACTCGATACCACCCTGCCAGGACTGGAGGGGCAACCCCAGCCTCACCGCGGGGCTCCAGGCAATAGCGATAAACCCTTCCTCCATACTAATGTCTATGGGGCCCCCCAGCCTGAGCGAGCTGGCTTTGTCCTACGCCTCAGTAAACCTCCAAAAGCAGATACCAGCACTCGAAATCCAGCTCGACCCTAAGGCGATTACAACGCTTCTGATAGTAGTGGCTGTAGACGACTGGGACCAAACAGGCGAGATACTGCCCCCTCCACCCTTTATACACCTAGTTGTGCTGGCGGAGTTCGAGGGCAACTACTACCTAGCGACGGCCTTCAAGCTACCCCCAGAAATCGGGTAG
- a CDS encoding ABC transporter permease translates to MRLAFKAGLRQGFRGRLETLTLVAVILLAVGLYGVFIVSADNMSRHVYLQMRDRIGDVMVAGVFTEEHRDVAAGIDGVESVDLAKVIPLAVIETVEGEQYTVAVADIQYFNRLAVKDVEGRMPESPGEAVLYWALGGMGRAGLEDLMGEELLLRLYSIEGKPLELRVRIVGIARGFEWIGGRQTALIVGERDIDNAVNGFYTMMAVKVPNPEAVDLDELADEIRQRLEASGAIVSFTWVNKPEENPVKALLEGAMSVFTTPASLLFLLIPLLPAAAGSAMIVRDSRMIAVMRAMGAGLPEIASYYAAPWLFRGFLGLALGLSFVYAASAPLYTRLFVGDSEIATVLYNAYGFEVEPSLLAKLALVGAGGVVAGALAPLLLALRVDVVRAIQSSSLPLLITPPKIHVPGPLVIVEAFRDILSRPFKLAALALALGILAGIPVATSALSNSLDDVKNLYSNVMPPDVFVEVQSLALGTPPQPAAQVLSGILRGLEGVKAYTVFDSASYVNALGIKEFTQLVAVVDGDPGVAFPLAEGRYPEKPGEAVVSEALSGLLDVGVGDRIALKLEGGEVELVVVGVSKARLNNGFYLVVASGYFGEATGREPGVHSATAHIDLSDGVDPEDFLARVEEEVSSKGFLTVVFKASRADIVNAIDSVSILYKAIMSGIGLLAAAGVAITIGSIFAVDASSRAREIAGLLAMGARFRRIAASTTIQTLLSIIASLPLAYASGYTIARVISERAALAVGYLPPRIEAGDILTAGTIVLPLLVGAVSALASLILFLRRLRIIELLRE, encoded by the coding sequence TTGAGGCTAGCGTTTAAGGCTGGGTTAAGGCAGGGCTTCAGGGGGAGGCTGGAGACTCTAACTCTGGTGGCAGTTATACTGTTGGCCGTGGGCCTCTACGGCGTTTTCATAGTCTCTGCGGACAACATGAGCAGGCACGTGTACCTCCAGATGAGGGATAGGATAGGAGATGTAATGGTGGCCGGCGTCTTCACTGAGGAGCACAGGGATGTAGCGGCTGGTATTGACGGTGTTGAGAGCGTGGATCTCGCTAAAGTCATACCGTTAGCCGTGATAGAAACCGTGGAAGGAGAGCAGTATACCGTCGCCGTCGCCGACATCCAGTATTTTAACAGGCTGGCGGTAAAAGATGTGGAGGGTAGGATGCCAGAATCGCCTGGCGAAGCCGTACTATACTGGGCACTCGGGGGTATGGGGAGGGCTGGGCTAGAAGACCTTATGGGTGAGGAGCTGTTGCTCAGGCTATACAGCATCGAGGGTAAACCCCTCGAGTTGAGAGTTAGAATTGTCGGTATTGCCAGGGGTTTCGAGTGGATAGGGGGGAGGCAGACCGCTCTGATAGTCGGCGAGCGTGACATAGACAATGCTGTTAACGGGTTCTATACAATGATGGCCGTCAAAGTCCCAAACCCGGAGGCGGTGGATCTAGACGAGCTGGCCGACGAGATCAGGCAAAGGCTAGAGGCTTCGGGAGCCATCGTTTCGTTCACCTGGGTTAACAAGCCGGAGGAAAACCCTGTGAAAGCTTTGCTGGAGGGGGCTATGAGCGTGTTTACAACGCCTGCGTCGCTGCTCTTCCTGCTTATCCCCCTGCTCCCGGCCGCCGCGGGCTCGGCTATGATAGTTAGGGATTCTAGGATGATAGCCGTTATGAGGGCCATGGGGGCTGGGCTGCCCGAGATTGCCTCCTACTATGCCGCTCCATGGCTGTTTAGGGGTTTCCTCGGTCTAGCACTCGGCCTGTCCTTCGTCTACGCCGCCTCAGCGCCACTATATACACGTCTCTTCGTGGGCGACTCTGAGATAGCCACGGTTTTGTACAATGCCTATGGTTTCGAAGTGGAGCCTAGCCTCCTAGCGAAGCTAGCCCTTGTAGGCGCCGGCGGCGTTGTAGCTGGTGCCCTAGCCCCGCTGCTGCTGGCGCTCAGGGTTGACGTCGTGCGGGCTATACAGTCCTCCTCACTACCCCTCCTGATAACCCCTCCCAAGATACACGTGCCGGGCCCCCTAGTAATCGTAGAAGCCTTCAGAGACATACTATCTAGGCCTTTCAAGCTGGCCGCACTGGCACTAGCCCTGGGGATACTAGCGGGGATACCTGTGGCGACCTCAGCCCTCTCCAACTCGCTTGACGATGTGAAAAACCTCTACTCCAACGTTATGCCCCCCGATGTTTTTGTAGAGGTTCAGTCTCTCGCCCTAGGAACCCCACCACAGCCTGCAGCCCAGGTTTTATCAGGCATACTCAGGGGGCTAGAGGGCGTTAAGGCCTACACTGTATTCGACTCGGCAAGCTATGTTAACGCACTCGGCATCAAAGAGTTCACGCAGCTGGTAGCTGTTGTCGATGGAGACCCCGGTGTCGCCTTCCCCCTAGCGGAGGGGCGGTATCCAGAGAAGCCTGGTGAGGCTGTTGTATCAGAGGCTCTATCAGGCCTGCTGGATGTGGGGGTGGGTGATAGAATAGCCCTCAAGCTGGAAGGAGGTGAGGTGGAGCTTGTGGTAGTGGGGGTTTCGAAGGCCAGGCTCAACAACGGATTCTACCTGGTTGTAGCATCCGGCTATTTTGGGGAGGCCACGGGCAGGGAGCCGGGGGTGCATTCCGCAACAGCCCATATAGACCTGTCTGACGGTGTCGATCCTGAAGACTTCCTGGCAAGGGTTGAAGAAGAGGTCTCCTCAAAAGGCTTCCTAACTGTCGTGTTCAAGGCGTCGAGGGCTGATATTGTGAATGCCATTGATAGTGTCTCTATACTGTACAAGGCCATAATGAGCGGCATTGGGCTCCTTGCGGCGGCGGGTGTGGCCATAACGATAGGATCCATATTTGCAGTAGACGCGTCGTCGAGGGCTAGGGAGATCGCGGGGCTCCTAGCCATGGGAGCCAGGTTTAGAAGGATAGCAGCATCAACAACAATCCAAACACTACTATCAATAATAGCGTCTCTCCCACTAGCATACGCCTCGGGCTACACCATAGCCAGGGTTATATCTGAGAGGGCAGCCCTGGCGGTGGGGTATCTACCCCCACGCATAGAGGCTGGGGACATCTTGACAGCCGGAACCATAGTGCTACCACTTCTTGTAGGGGCGGTATCTGCTCTAGCCTCATTAATACTGTTCCTCCGCAGGCTGAGGATTATAGAGCTGCTTAGAGAATAG